Proteins found in one Triticum aestivum cultivar Chinese Spring chromosome 4D, IWGSC CS RefSeq v2.1, whole genome shotgun sequence genomic segment:
- the LOC123099758 gene encoding phosphatidylinositol 4-phosphate 5-kinase 6 produces MSRHATMSGAKMNQLPPPASRLWEAGIRKLNTTMAIRRGSSVFPATSPALDGDPAVALSVASSNTIYGYDVVENDDDATGGGDIEDNEEDTDEEEEEDDGEEAGPETHSEQLLPSGDFYQGSVRGDLPDGSGKFLWTDGSMYEGSWRQGRASGRGKFSWPSGATYEGDLAGGYMHGHGTYIGEFGDTFAGHWANNFRHGRGTQAYANGDVYDGHWRDGRQDGHGRYIWRYGHEYIGTWRAGEMHGCGTVIWADGDRYDGAWEDAKPKGQGTFRWADGGMYIGVWCQQESGETNAMGGVFYPPSGGPAVPMPPREPREAITKLLEELAVTEGKAASLLPSEKIVTWPGVEAVLKKPVWRPPEPEQIQGRRSGAHRGSSVSSIDMDLAAEGEEAHAQAQAQAQAQAQTSLSSEEAQARAASVERAWLRATSCMRAPPKPAKKQGETISKGHKNYELMLNLQLGIRHAVGRHSAPNSLDLKSSAFDPKEKVWSRFPPEGSKHTPPHQSCDFRWKDYCPLVFRTLRKLFDVDPADYMISICGDDALRELSSPGKSGSFFYLTNDDKYMIKTMKKSEVKVLLRMLPAYYKHVRNFEHTLVTKFFGLHCVKITGAIQKKVRFVIMGNLFCSHYGIHRRFDLKGSSQGRMTDKPLDQIDEHTTLKDLDLNFIFRLGGSWFQEFCRQVDKDCELLEQERIMDYSLLVGIHFKDRLNGNADNGGAEDSEQNKKAKLGIAMQSRVENVVRNPESESPLIGEPTGEFREVVLFFGIIDILQDYDISKKLEHAYKSQLYDPNSISAVDPKQYCKRFRDFIYRAFTEDVQ; encoded by the exons ATGTCACGTCACGCCACCATGTCGGGGGCCAAGATGAACCAGCTCCCGCCTCCGGCCAGCCGGCTGTGGGAGgcgggcatccgcaagcttaacaCCACCATGGCCATCCGCCGCGGCAGCTCCGTCTTCCCCGCCACCAGCCCCGCCCTCGACGGCGACCCCGCGGTCGCCCTCTCCGTCGCCTCCTCCAACACCATCTACGGCTACGACGTCGTCGAAAACGACGACGATGCCACGGGCGGCGGCGACATCGAGGACAATGAGGAAGacaccgacgaggaggaggaggaagacgacggcgaggaggcGGGCCCGGAGACCCACTCGGAGCAGCTGCTCCCCAGCGGCGACTTCTACCAGGGCAGCGTGCGCGGCGATCTCCCGGACGGCTCCGGCAAGTTTTTATGGACGGACGGCAGCATGTACGAGGGATCATGGCGCCAGGGGCGCGCGTCCGGGCGCGGCAAGTTCTCCTGGCCCTCCGGCGCCACCTACGAGGGCGACCTCGCCGGCGGGTACATGCACGGCCACGGCACCTACATCGGCGAGTTCGGGGACACGTTCGCGGGCCACTGGGCCAACAACTTCCGGCACGGGCGCGGCACGCAGGCCTACGCCAACGGCGACGTCTACGACGGCCACTGGCGCGACGGGCGGCAGGACGGACACGGCAGGTACATTTGGCGGTACGGGCACGAGTACATCGGCACGTGGCGCGCCGGGGAGATGCACGGGTGCGGCACCGTGATATGGGCCGACGGGGACCGGTACGACGGCGCGTGGGAGGACGCCAAGCCCAAGGGGCAGGGCACGTTCCGGTGGGCGGACGGCGGCATGTACATCGGCGTGTGGTGCCAGCAGGAGTCCGGCGAGACGAACGCAATGGGCGGCGTGTTCTACCCGCCGTCCGGCGGGCCGGCCGTGCCGATGCCGCCGCGGGAGCCGCGGGAGGCGATCACGAAGCTGCTGGAGGAGCTGGCGGTGACGGAGGGCAAGGCAGCGTCGCTGCTGCCGTCGGAGAAGATCGTGACGTGGCCCGGGGTGGAGGCGGTGCTGAAGAAGCCGGTGTGGcggccgccggagccggagcaAATCCAAGGGAGGAGGTCCGGCGCGCACAGGGGGAGCAGCGTGTCGTCGATTGACATGGACCTCGCCGCCGAGGGGGAGGAGGCCCATGCGCAGGCGCAGGCCCAGGCCCAGGCACAGGCCCAGACCAGCCTCAGCAGCGAGGAGGCCCAGGCCAGGGCGGCGTCCGTGGAAAGGGCGTGGCTGCGGGCGACGTCGTGCATGCGCGCGCCGCCCAAGCCGGCCAAGAAGCAGGGGGAGACCATATCCAAGGGGCACAAGAACTACGAGCTCATGCTCAACCTCCAGCTTGGCATCAG GCATGCCGTGGGGAGGCATTCGGCGCCCAACTCGCTGGATCTCAAATCGTCGGCGTTTGACCCCAAGGAGAAGGTGTGGAGCAGGTTTCCTCCTGAAGGATCCAAGCACACGCCGCCTCACCAGTCATGCGATTTCCGGTGGAAGGACTATTGCCCACTGGTCTTCAG GACATTGCGCAAGCTCTTTGACGTCGACCCAGCAGACTACATGATCTCCATTTGCGGTGACGACGCGCTTCGGGAACTATCGTCACCCGGAAAGAGTGGAAGCTTCTTCTACCTCACCAACGATGACAAGTACATGATCAAGACCATGAAGAAATCAGAAGTTAAA GTGCTTCTTAGGATGCTTCCAGCCTATTATAAGCATGTTCGCAATTTTGAACATACCCTAGTGACCAAGTTCTTTGGCCTGCACTGTGTTAAAATCACTGGAGCTATTCAGAAAAAG GTTCGGTTTGTCATAATGGGGAATCTCTTCTGCTCTCACTATGGGATTCATCGTCGTTTCGATTTGAAAGGATCGTCACAAGGTCGCATGACTGACAAGCCCCTCGATCAAATCGATGAGCACACCACTTTGAAGGATCTTGATCTCAATTTCATTTTCCGGTTAGGAGGATCTTGGTTCCAGGAGTTTTGCAG GCAAGTGGACAAAGATTGTGAGTTACTAGAGCAGGAGAGGATCATGGACTATAGTCTTTTGGTTGGCATTCACTTCAAAGATCGAC TTAACGGCAATGCTGACAACGGTGGTGCTGAAGATTCTGAGCAAAATAA GAAAGCGAAACTGGGGATCGCCATGCAGTCGAGGGTGGAGAATGTTGTGCGGAACCCCGAGAGTGAGTCGCCGCTCATCGGTGAACCCACGGGAGAATTTCGGGAGGTGGTCCTCTTCTTCGGCATCATCGACATCCTGCAAGACTACGACATCAGCAAGAAGCTGGAGCACGCCTACAAATCTCAGCTGTATGATCCCAACTCCATATCGGCCGTCGACCCCAAGCAGTACTGCAAGAGGTTCAGGGACTTCATCTACAGGGCCTTCACTGAGGACGTGCAGTGA